One window of the Daphnia pulex isolate KAP4 chromosome 8, ASM2113471v1 genome contains the following:
- the LOC124200928 gene encoding GDP-fucose protein O-fucosyltransferase 2-like isoform X3, with product MVLPPWGPLPHWKSNDIGDQFKLPWKLFFNTESLIKYVSITELSDLLSEKKNLLINQLFYLQHFQDGWESGKWEEKYKFENCINKLPYRETKDGAIKGWFWGYEKIEVRNISCVSFQGHFRKLLPILSQHSKKSGDIIMIDRGEIPLHDDYGGVEYWKVRRSMRYSFKLYALASQFRLEFLQSDDETDRTSLPSDWRDEVPGVVAKGGDYVCGHLRRQDFLYGRSNDVPSLKLAAKKLAKTATLLNLRNIFVASDGTKKEMEELRSYLSPKYQLFLYLPSFEVRKEILDGGVAIVEQIICSRARHFIGSFESTFSFRIQEEREILGFPSNSTFNRFCADDNDSCEQPAKWKKIM from the exons ATG GTGCTACCTCCCTGGGGTCCACTTCCTCATTGGAAGTCCAACGATATAGGAGATCAATTCAAACTTCcctggaaattgtttttcaatactGAAAGTCTTATAAAGTATGTTAGCATTACAGAACTATCTGATCTATTATCAG aaaagaaaaatctgctGATCAACCAGCTCTTCTACTTGCAACATTTTCAAGATGGATGGGAGAGtggaaaatgggaagaaaaatataagttTGAAAATTGCATCAATAAACTACCTTACAG AGAGACCAAAGATGGTGCAATCAAAGGCTGGTTTTGGGGTTATGAAAAAATCGAAGTTCGAAACATTAGTTGTGTCTCATTTCAAGGTCACTTTCGGAAACTCCTACCAATTTTATCACAGCACTCGAAGAAATCTGGAGACATAATCATGATTGACCGAGGAGAAATTCCTTTGCATGATGATTATGGGGGTGTTGAATATTGGAAG GTTCGGCGAAGCATGCGTTATTCATTCAAGCTCTATGCCTTGGCTAGTCAATTCCGGCTCGAATTTCTTCAGTCTGATGACGAAACAGATCGTACCTCTCTTCCGAGTGATTGGAGAGATGAAGTTCCTGGAGTGGTAGCAAAAGGTGGAGACTACGTCTGCGGGCATTTGAGGAGGCAAGACTTCCTTTACGGAAGATCTAATGATGTTCCCTCTTTAAAGCTGGCAGCAAAGAAATTGGCGAAAACAGCTACGCTACTGAATCTCCGGAACATTTTTGTCGCAAGTGACGGAACTAAGAAGG aaatggAAGAATTGCGAAGCTATTTATCGCCCAAGTATCAGCTGTTTCTCTATCTACCCAGTTTTGAAGTCCGCAAAGAGATTTTGGACGGAGGAGTTGCCATTGTTGAACAGATAATTTGTTCCAGGGCAAGGCATTTTATTGGATCTTTCGAATCGACTTTTTCGTTCCGCATTCAAGAAGAGCGAGAAATATTGGGCTTCCCATCCAATTCCACGTTCAACCGCTTTTGTGCTGATGACAATGATTCTTGCGAACAGCCAGCcaagtggaaaaaaataatgtga
- the LOC124200928 gene encoding GDP-fucose protein O-fucosyltransferase 2-like isoform X1 → MTVNAKLFRFSLFWFVVLFGNSGKLFGSQVCDRGEVFDRNYLLYDLNPAEGFNLRRDVFIRLAVFVKRLQQHGDWVLVLPPWGPLPHWKSNDIGDQFKLPWKLFFNTESLIKYVSITELSDLLSEKKNLLINQLFYLQHFQDGWESGKWEEKYKFENCINKLPYRETKDGAIKGWFWGYEKIEVRNISCVSFQGHFRKLLPILSQHSKKSGDIIMIDRGEIPLHDDYGGVEYWKVRRSMRYSFKLYALASQFRLEFLQSDDETDRTSLPSDWRDEVPGVVAKGGDYVCGHLRRQDFLYGRSNDVPSLKLAAKKLAKTATLLNLRNIFVASDGTKKEMEELRSYLSPKYQLFLYLPSFEVRKEILDGGVAIVEQIICSRARHFIGSFESTFSFRIQEEREILGFPSNSTFNRFCADDNDSCEQPAKWKKIM, encoded by the exons ATGACAGTAAATGCAAAATTGTTCAGGTTtagtttgttttggtttgttgttttgtttggaaatAGTGGAAAATTGTTTGGTTCACAAGTATGCGATCGTGGGGAAGTGTTCGATCGAAA TTACTTGCTATACGATTTGAATCCGGCCGAAGGTTTCAATTTACGTCGTGATGTCTTTATACGGTTAGCAGTTTTTGTCAAAAGACTTCAGCAACATGGAGACTGGGTTTTG GTGCTACCTCCCTGGGGTCCACTTCCTCATTGGAAGTCCAACGATATAGGAGATCAATTCAAACTTCcctggaaattgtttttcaatactGAAAGTCTTATAAAGTATGTTAGCATTACAGAACTATCTGATCTATTATCAG aaaagaaaaatctgctGATCAACCAGCTCTTCTACTTGCAACATTTTCAAGATGGATGGGAGAGtggaaaatgggaagaaaaatataagttTGAAAATTGCATCAATAAACTACCTTACAG AGAGACCAAAGATGGTGCAATCAAAGGCTGGTTTTGGGGTTATGAAAAAATCGAAGTTCGAAACATTAGTTGTGTCTCATTTCAAGGTCACTTTCGGAAACTCCTACCAATTTTATCACAGCACTCGAAGAAATCTGGAGACATAATCATGATTGACCGAGGAGAAATTCCTTTGCATGATGATTATGGGGGTGTTGAATATTGGAAG GTTCGGCGAAGCATGCGTTATTCATTCAAGCTCTATGCCTTGGCTAGTCAATTCCGGCTCGAATTTCTTCAGTCTGATGACGAAACAGATCGTACCTCTCTTCCGAGTGATTGGAGAGATGAAGTTCCTGGAGTGGTAGCAAAAGGTGGAGACTACGTCTGCGGGCATTTGAGGAGGCAAGACTTCCTTTACGGAAGATCTAATGATGTTCCCTCTTTAAAGCTGGCAGCAAAGAAATTGGCGAAAACAGCTACGCTACTGAATCTCCGGAACATTTTTGTCGCAAGTGACGGAACTAAGAAGG aaatggAAGAATTGCGAAGCTATTTATCGCCCAAGTATCAGCTGTTTCTCTATCTACCCAGTTTTGAAGTCCGCAAAGAGATTTTGGACGGAGGAGTTGCCATTGTTGAACAGATAATTTGTTCCAGGGCAAGGCATTTTATTGGATCTTTCGAATCGACTTTTTCGTTCCGCATTCAAGAAGAGCGAGAAATATTGGGCTTCCCATCCAATTCCACGTTCAACCGCTTTTGTGCTGATGACAATGATTCTTGCGAACAGCCAGCcaagtggaaaaaaataatgtga
- the LOC124200928 gene encoding GDP-fucose protein O-fucosyltransferase 2-like isoform X2 — protein MRSWGSVRSKVLPPWGPLPHWKSNDIGDQFKLPWKLFFNTESLIKYVSITELSDLLSEKKNLLINQLFYLQHFQDGWESGKWEEKYKFENCINKLPYRETKDGAIKGWFWGYEKIEVRNISCVSFQGHFRKLLPILSQHSKKSGDIIMIDRGEIPLHDDYGGVEYWKVRRSMRYSFKLYALASQFRLEFLQSDDETDRTSLPSDWRDEVPGVVAKGGDYVCGHLRRQDFLYGRSNDVPSLKLAAKKLAKTATLLNLRNIFVASDGTKKEMEELRSYLSPKYQLFLYLPSFEVRKEILDGGVAIVEQIICSRARHFIGSFESTFSFRIQEEREILGFPSNSTFNRFCADDNDSCEQPAKWKKIM, from the exons ATGCGATCGTGGGGAAGTGTTCGATCGAAA GTGCTACCTCCCTGGGGTCCACTTCCTCATTGGAAGTCCAACGATATAGGAGATCAATTCAAACTTCcctggaaattgtttttcaatactGAAAGTCTTATAAAGTATGTTAGCATTACAGAACTATCTGATCTATTATCAG aaaagaaaaatctgctGATCAACCAGCTCTTCTACTTGCAACATTTTCAAGATGGATGGGAGAGtggaaaatgggaagaaaaatataagttTGAAAATTGCATCAATAAACTACCTTACAG AGAGACCAAAGATGGTGCAATCAAAGGCTGGTTTTGGGGTTATGAAAAAATCGAAGTTCGAAACATTAGTTGTGTCTCATTTCAAGGTCACTTTCGGAAACTCCTACCAATTTTATCACAGCACTCGAAGAAATCTGGAGACATAATCATGATTGACCGAGGAGAAATTCCTTTGCATGATGATTATGGGGGTGTTGAATATTGGAAG GTTCGGCGAAGCATGCGTTATTCATTCAAGCTCTATGCCTTGGCTAGTCAATTCCGGCTCGAATTTCTTCAGTCTGATGACGAAACAGATCGTACCTCTCTTCCGAGTGATTGGAGAGATGAAGTTCCTGGAGTGGTAGCAAAAGGTGGAGACTACGTCTGCGGGCATTTGAGGAGGCAAGACTTCCTTTACGGAAGATCTAATGATGTTCCCTCTTTAAAGCTGGCAGCAAAGAAATTGGCGAAAACAGCTACGCTACTGAATCTCCGGAACATTTTTGTCGCAAGTGACGGAACTAAGAAGG aaatggAAGAATTGCGAAGCTATTTATCGCCCAAGTATCAGCTGTTTCTCTATCTACCCAGTTTTGAAGTCCGCAAAGAGATTTTGGACGGAGGAGTTGCCATTGTTGAACAGATAATTTGTTCCAGGGCAAGGCATTTTATTGGATCTTTCGAATCGACTTTTTCGTTCCGCATTCAAGAAGAGCGAGAAATATTGGGCTTCCCATCCAATTCCACGTTCAACCGCTTTTGTGCTGATGACAATGATTCTTGCGAACAGCCAGCcaagtggaaaaaaataatgtga